The following coding sequences lie in one Acidobacteriota bacterium genomic window:
- a CDS encoding NYN domain-containing protein has translation MIDSSAAWFVDGSYLFKLWQALRRSDKLDYLLLRKHLEEKFQVKIADAYYFNADPDPPTAKTNAFHSALAYPPPGGPGLRVKLYWLQKRALYWPQAWGGGPVLHPGNKRQYELIQQKAVDVGLAFHLMRSYGHRQWRTLFLAAGDGDFHEAIQHLVEHRDVAVILIGTLNSMSRELLPYAQAIEEVDVIADSIAR, from the coding sequence ATGATTGATAGCAGCGCGGCTTGGTTTGTCGACGGCTCGTACCTTTTCAAGCTATGGCAGGCATTACGCCGTTCAGACAAGCTAGATTATTTGCTGCTTCGGAAGCACTTAGAAGAAAAATTCCAAGTGAAAATAGCGGATGCGTACTATTTCAACGCGGACCCAGATCCGCCGACCGCCAAAACCAACGCATTCCACAGTGCTTTGGCCTACCCACCACCTGGCGGCCCCGGACTGCGAGTAAAGCTCTACTGGCTGCAGAAACGCGCTCTGTATTGGCCACAAGCTTGGGGGGGTGGACCGGTTTTGCATCCGGGCAACAAGCGCCAATATGAACTAATCCAACAAAAGGCTGTCGATGTCGGTCTGGCGTTTCACTTGATGCGTTCTTATGGACACCGGCAATGGCGAACGCTCTTTCTAGCGGCTGGTGATGGTGACTTCCACGAAGCGATTCAGCACCTCGTCGAACATCGAGATGTCGCCGTGATCCTCATCGGAACATTGAATTCGATGAGTCGTGAACTGTTGCCGTATGCTCAGGCCATAGAGGAGGTAGATGTAATTGCCGACTCCATTGCAAGATGA